TCACTTTAACCTCAGAATTATTGATTGACAAATATACCGATACTCTTTTAACAGAGTTACAGTTCTCGCTGGCTGACGACATATTTCTGTGAAACTATAGTCATTCCAAATAGAAACCATACGAAAAAAGAAAACTGTGATAAGTGTCTCAAACTCTCCTGACCTCAAACTCTCCTGACCTCTGACCTCTGACCTCAAACTCTCCTGACCTCAAACTCTCCTGACCTCTGACCTCTGACCTCTGAAACCTCTGACCTCTGACCTCTGACCTCTGACCTCTGACCTCTGACCTCTGACCTCTGACCTCTGACCTCAAACTCTCCTGACCTCAAACTCTCCTGACCTCTGACCTCTGACCTCTGACCTCAAACTCTCCTGACCTCTGACTTAAAACCAGTCAATCACGAGAAAATTAATTGGAATGACTATAATACCAAAATAGCTGTGAGGGCGACCCAACACGCTGCATCGCTTTTTTAAAAGCAAAGCAGGGTTTTAGTTAATAGACCTCTTGCATGAATAAAAGATTAATTATTCTTGCTCCGTCCCTATGCTTGAGGAGACCTCAAGCGGTGCGGTGCGCTTTTTCCCTTTAACCCTTACCCTTTTACCTCTCAATCAAGTAGTTCATAATGATTCGTGCAAGAAGTCTAATGATTAGTGATTATTGTTTAAAAGCTAAGGTTAAGCCATCAGCGATCGCCAGCATACTAAGGTCTACTCTTTTGTCTTGATGTAGTTTTTGATTGAACTCCCGCAGAGCGACCGTCCTGTTATCTGTATCTTCAGGGTCCGCAACCCTTCCAGACCACAATACATTGTCGATCGCAATTATTCCCCCAGGACGCAAAAGCGTTAAAGCTCGTTCATAATAGTTCAGATAATTGCTTTTATCAGCATCTATGAAGGCAAAGTCAAAGCTCTGAGTTTCCCCTTCAGCTATTAACTGGTCGAGAGTATCTAAAGCTGGTGCTAGACGAAAATCAATTTTGTGTTCGACTCCTGCTGCTTGCCAATAGCGACGAGCGATCGCCGTAGCTTCAGGATCGCGATCGCAAGCCACTACTTTTCCGTCTTCTGGCAATGCCAACGCCACTACCAAAGAGCTGTAGCCAGTAAAAACGCCAATATCAAGGGTTTTCTTAGCTTTTAATAATTTAACGAGCAATGCCATAAACTGTCCCTGGTCGGCAGAAATTTGCATCACGCTGGCAGGGTGGCGATCTGTTTCTTCTCTTAGCTTGCTTAAAATTTCAGGCTCTCGTAACGATACTGAAAGCAAGTATTTGTATACGCGATCGTCCAATTCCAAACTTTGCTTACTCATAATCCTCTAAATACTTCACGGTTTAACTTATTCAGGCTGCTCGTTTCTAACTTTTTGCAAAAGCATCTGTTTTTCCGCACGGGCGATCGCTTTATAGGTTCGCTTTACCGCCTCTGGTTCAACGGAAATGGCATCGATTCCCCAGTCTATGAGTTTGGCAACTAAATTAGGGTATTCTACTGGTGCTTGACCACATATACAGCATTCTATGTTGTTAGCTTTGGCGGTAGCAATTAACTCAGAAATTGCCCTGTGCATAGCTGGATGATTGGCGTTTAAACCGCGATCGCTAAATTCAGTCTGCTCGCGATCTACTCCTAATAGTAATTGAGTTAGATCGTTAGTACCAACTGCAATTCCTTGGACACCTGCCCGAACGTATTCAGGTAACAATAAAATTACTGAAGGCACTTCTGCCATGATCCAAACTTTAAATGACTTTCTGCTGATTAAACCAATATTTTTTAGGCGACGGTAACAAAACTCAAACTCTTCTACGCTGCGAACAAAAGGTAAGATTAAATTGAGATTGCTATAGCCTTCGGCTGTGATAGTTGCTAATGCCTCTAGCTCTAGATCGAATAAGGCTGGATCGCAAATATAACTGTATGTACCTCGATTACCCAAAATCGGATTAGAATCTTGGGCATACCAATCAATAGAGCGATAAAATACAGGACGAGGCGCAAAAGCACTGACAAACTGACGTAAAGAACTAGTTAAAGTGTTCAAAAAATTGAGGCGATACAATTCTGTTTGTCGTCGCTCAAAAAACTGGGGAGTCAATAACTCTGACAGCATTAATTCAGAGCGCAATAACCCAACTCCATCTATAGGTAAATTGCGAACTTGGTTAATACTTTCTGGTTGAGAAAGATTAACCATTAATTTAGTGGCAATGGGATGGCTAGAGTCAAGTAAATAGTTATTAGGCAAATGAGGGTAGGATAAATGCCTAGCTGCTGCGGGATAAACTTTGCCATCATTTCCGTTTAATAAAACCTCAATTCCATTCTGAAGGATTTTAGTGGCATCAACAGCGTTGACTATAGCAGGAATATTCAATTCTCTAGCTACAATTGCTCCATGACTAGTTGTTCGTCCAGTTTCGGTAATAATTCCGCCAACTTGTTTAATCAGGGCTATATGGTGAGGTTCAATAGCGTTAGTTACCAAGATGCAGCCTGGAAAAATCGGCATAGAATGGCTATCAGAGTGAGTCTCAAAATCTTCAATGATTACAGTCTTGGCTATAACAGTACCTGGAGAAGCAGCAACACCATTTAACAGAGATGATACAGATGATGAGGGTAATAATTGAGCTAACTGATTTGCTAACAAAGTAGAAACAGCAGTTTGGCGATCGCTCAATTGAGTAAAGTAAAACTGTGGTAGAGACTGATATTCTTCTGGTGCAGTCCAAACTAAATATTTAATTTGCGGTTGTTTATCTAGAATAACCTGAGTTAACTGGAGAAGTTTGGCGATCGCTGTCTGAAAACGAAGGAGAATTTGGCAAATGACCAACCAATAATTCTCCATGCTCTAAATCAGCTAAAAATTGCTTTGATAAACTGTGACCTAAAACAAATCCAGGTAAAATTGGACATTCGTGTTGAAGTAATTGGCTGAGAATAAATAAATTATTCCCAACCAAATGTTGTTCTGAATGTTGAATTTGTGAAAGCCAATAAATATAGCTCACTGTTTTAACTAACCAAGTGAGTAGCTATAAGCTTAGATTAGAGGTTTTAATTTGCAGCTACTAGCTCTTGCTCTTTAACTAAAGCTTTTGCCAAAAATTCCTCGGTTAGTTTGACAAACGCTTTTGAACCTCCAGAGTTTGGCATAGCTACCGAGACTGGGGTAAATAAATCTACTGCCTTGGCAACATTAACATCCATCGGAATTGACTGTTCAAATAGCTGCTCTGGATAAAAGTCATCGCGGACTCTTTTCATCACCTGTTTATAATATCTGCCCATCAATCCACCAGCAGAGAGAATAAAGACGATTCCTAAAAGATTGACATCTAGTGGTTGAGTATGTTTATGACTTTCTTTTAGCTTGGCAATTCTTCTTTCCAAAAGCTGGATTCCCACTAAAGACAAAGGTTCAGGACGAGCAGGCAATAGATAAAAATCACTTGCAGCAATACCGCTACGAGTTAGCAAGTTATATCCAGGAGCGCAGTCGAGGATAATAAAGTCATAATTATTGGCTATTGGCTCAATAATCTCTTGAATTAAAATTCTCTCAAAATTATCCCAAACTTTTTGGAACTCTTCTTCTTTACACTCAACTGCTTGTTGATGCAGCATTTCTGAGACTTGATACTCATCATAAAGCTCAATATCTCCTGGAAGTAATTCCAAACCATCTATGCCACAAATATTGGTGACGATAATATCTTGAATGTCTAATTTACTCCAAGGATTAGGATTAATTACATTATCAAGCAGATAGCTAAGAGTATGTTTTTTCTTACGTAACTTCGCAAAATCGTGGGGTGAAAGTAAACTTAAGGTAGCACTAATTTGAGAATCTAAGTCTAAAACCAATACACGCTTGTTGTGTTTCTGAGCCAAACAGGTTGCAAGATTAACGGTTAAAGTAGTTTTGCCTACTCCTCCCTTCATGTTGACGGTGCTTATAATAGTTCCCATGTTTGAAATTCCTAACAGTCCTTGTTAACGTTAGTGTGCCAGAATATATTGTGGCAACAATAAATCATAATATTTCCTAAAGTTTTTTTGGTCGATGCTGATTTATTTATGGGTTCGTAAGTAAGATTGTTCGTAGCTGTTAGCCTTTACGAAATTGTATTTCATGCTTTAATTTGGGAACACTAGCTTATATGTAGCTTAATTAAGCTAGTCGATCTGAGGTATTAAGCATGGCTTACTATAAATTTAATCTTAGGAATCATATCTGTTCACTGGTTTGGACGGTGTTTCTCTTGATTACCGTTACCAAAGAAACTAAGTTTATCAACGGTATTACCTGTGCAGCTTTATTTGGCTTGCCTACCATGGTGGCAGGAATTAATCTACAGGAAAAAGCCGAACGCAACAAGCGCATCCAAATTATTAAAATGATTACAGAAAAGCAAATGCTCACTGCTAGTCAAACGGCAAACATCTTAGATATTCCTGCTAGTGAGGCTCAGACATTACTCAGTCAACTCTATCGAGAATCAAGAATCAACGTCAGTAATCGCAGTGAAGACATGGCTGTTGTTTATATTCCCATGAATTAATTATGGTAGATTGCGCGATCGCTTTGGGCAGTAATCAAGGTAATTCTCTAGATATCTTGGAAAGTTCACTTAACGTTCTTAATCAGATTCCTGGCATTACCCTCAAAACAACTTCTAGCTGGTATCAAACCAAACCTGTTGGTACACCAGAACCTCAAGCAGACTATCTTAATGGCTGTGCGTTGTTATCAGCAGCACAAACCCCTGAAGAGTTGTTGGCTATCATGCAGGCTACTGAGATGCAGTTTGGCAGAGTAGGGAAGGGTACACTACAACCCAGAACCTTAGATCTAGACTTACTGCTATACGGAGATATGGTTTTAAACACTCCTAATTTAACTATTCCCCATCCCCGCATGAGTGAACGTGCTTTTGTCTTAGTTCCTTTAGCCGAAATTGCCCCTGACTGGATTGAGCCAGTATCAGGAAAGAAAATAGCTAAGTTACTCCGCAAGGTAAATACTTCGGGAGTTAAACCTTTTGTTACAGCCTAGTAATTCCATCTCTAGTACGACAAATTTGATTAGAACATAAATCACAATGTAATTGAGTTCACAATATTTTGCTTAAATCATTATGTCTGATAATAAAAATGCCACTGGTAAAAGCGGTACTGCTAAACCAAATACCAATGCTAATGGTCAAATGGATTTAGCCTCTAATCCAGCAATCGATCCTGAATCTATTACTGGAGAAGCACCCGCAGCAAAAAGAGCAGAGTCTGCACCAGAAAACGAAGCTGCTACCAAAAGAGAAGCATAACCAAAGTCGAGT
This DNA window, taken from Pleurocapsa sp. FMAR1, encodes the following:
- a CDS encoding class I SAM-dependent methyltransferase, whose amino-acid sequence is MSKQSLELDDRVYKYLLSVSLREPEILSKLREETDRHPASVMQISADQGQFMALLVKLLKAKKTLDIGVFTGYSSLVVALALPEDGKVVACDRDPEATAIARRYWQAAGVEHKIDFRLAPALDTLDQLIAEGETQSFDFAFIDADKSNYLNYYERALTLLRPGGIIAIDNVLWSGRVADPEDTDNRTVALREFNQKLHQDKRVDLSMLAIADGLTLAFKQ
- a CDS encoding putative PEP-binding protein translates to MENYWLVICQILLRFQTAIAKLLQLTQVILDKQPQIKYLVWTAPEEYQSLPQFYFTQLSDRQTAVSTLLANQLAQLLPSSSVSSLLNGVAASPGTVIAKTVIIEDFETHSDSHSMPIFPGCILVTNAIEPHHIALIKQVGGIITETGRTTSHGAIVARELNIPAIVNAVDATKILQNGIEVLLNGNDGKVYPAAARHLSYPHLPNNYLLDSSHPIATKLMVNLSQPESINQVRNLPIDGVGLLRSELMLSELLTPQFFERRQTELYRLNFLNTLTSSLRQFVSAFAPRPVFYRSIDWYAQDSNPILGNRGTYSYICDPALFDLELEALATITAEGYSNLNLILPFVRSVEEFEFCYRRLKNIGLISRKSFKVWIMAEVPSVILLLPEYVRAGVQGIAVGTNDLTQLLLGVDREQTEFSDRGLNANHPAMHRAISELIATAKANNIECCICGQAPVEYPNLVAKLIDWGIDAISVEPEAVKRTYKAIARAEKQMLLQKVRNEQPE
- a CDS encoding ParA family protein translates to MGTIISTVNMKGGVGKTTLTVNLATCLAQKHNKRVLVLDLDSQISATLSLLSPHDFAKLRKKKHTLSYLLDNVINPNPWSKLDIQDIIVTNICGIDGLELLPGDIELYDEYQVSEMLHQQAVECKEEEFQKVWDNFERILIQEIIEPIANNYDFIILDCAPGYNLLTRSGIAASDFYLLPARPEPLSLVGIQLLERRIAKLKESHKHTQPLDVNLLGIVFILSAGGLMGRYYKQVMKRVRDDFYPEQLFEQSIPMDVNVAKAVDLFTPVSVAMPNSGGSKAFVKLTEEFLAKALVKEQELVAAN
- the folK gene encoding 2-amino-4-hydroxy-6-hydroxymethyldihydropteridine diphosphokinase: MVDCAIALGSNQGNSLDILESSLNVLNQIPGITLKTTSSWYQTKPVGTPEPQADYLNGCALLSAAQTPEELLAIMQATEMQFGRVGKGTLQPRTLDLDLLLYGDMVLNTPNLTIPHPRMSERAFVLVPLAEIAPDWIEPVSGKKIAKLLRKVNTSGVKPFVTA